Part of the Candidatus Brocadia sinica JPN1 genome, TTGGGACTGGATTGTTGTTACACGATATAGGAAAAACCCAGATTGAGTCTGCAATAATTAATAAAAAAGAAAGACTGAACGAAAAAGAATTTGCGGCCATAAAAATGCACGTTGAATTTGGCGTTAATATACTCATGCAAACCCGTGGTATTGATAGCACCTCCATCATTCCTGTCATGCAGCATCATGAAAAACAGAATGGGAAGGGTTATCCAAAAGGATTAAAAGGTAATGATATTCATAAATATGGCAAGATAGCCAGCATTATTGATGTATACGATGCTTTAACGACAAGGAGGTCTTATGCTGATGCAAGAAGCCCATTTTCAGCATTGCAAATTATGCAAGATGAGATGAAAGGAAGTTTTGACGATAACTTTTTCAGAGATTTTATATTGTTTCTTGGTTCACAAGGTGAAAAGGAACCTTAGGAATATTAGCGCTTGCCGAAAAAAATAGGATTTATGATTACCGTTATGCCATTCTGTGGATGATACTATCACAGGATTTGGTCCTACCTGTTGCCACATCTGTTTGTATATTAATGTACTAATGAGATAGAAACCTATTTTTCTCATTTTGTCCATTGATACCTCCTGGTTCCTTTTTTAGGCCTTTTACCGTGAATGGTAAAACTTCTTCAAGGGTGAATGCTGCTAAAAACGTGGTATATTTTTTCTCCAGGTATCGGAAAAATTTACATACCTTATGATGGTTGTTTAATAATGTAACCTTTCACCATACCTTCATATGTAATTTTATATAATTATAACTTCCTATTACATAAATAGTTAACGTTGGATTTGTCTGGCAATTGTTTTTAAAATTGTTTGGCACATACATTGCTTGAGCTAAGTATCAGAAACTAAATAATTAATTTAGGTATCATTATGAGGATGGCAATATGACAACAAGCACAGTCGACACGTCGGTTCTGAAAGATATGCAAACAGTGAACGACACATTGCATGATATTAAATGTCTTTCCAAACTATATCATATGCTTCATCATCCCCGGAGTTCAGATATACTGTCGAATGATTTCTGCTATAGTCATAAAGAGCTAAACCTGAGAGAAATTGGACATGCGCTCATTTCCGTGCTTGATATGGAGAGGCTATTTCCACTTGTTAATAATCTTACCGTTTGCGGGACTGGTAGTTTGTCAGGGATTGTAGTATTAATTACTGGAGATGAAGCGCAATTGCTGGCTTCAATGGGCCTGTCGAGCAGTGTGGCAAACGGCACAACATTCAAAGCGAATGATGGTGCAATTGGTCAGGTTGTAAAATCCGGGGAATCGATAATTATCAACGATATCGAAAAAGATGAGCGTTTTAATAAACAGCAAGCTATATGGTATCATGGGAAGACAATGCTTTGTGTGCCTGTAAAGGTACAAGGCCGGGTTATAGGGGTGATCGGCGTGGCGAATAAAAAGTTGGGAGAAAATTATACTGATTATGATGTGCGATTTTTAGAAACCATTGCGGCATATACCTCGATTGCCATAAAAGATTCAGATTTGTACGCGAAAATAAAAAATTCTAATAAATTAGATCAACTTGCATCGACTTATCATGATAAAAATAATACATATTTGCCTGTGACATGGAGAAGTATAAAAACGGGGGCTTTTGCGGAATCCGACCTGTATTTACAAACTGTAGTAAATAATGAGATTAAATATCTGTTGTATTGTAAGGGTAATACACTGTTTGATGACGAACGGAAAGAATCTTTTATTAAAAAGAATATTCGTAAAATCTATGTTGCAAAAAATGGCAACGTACAATATCTGCGATATATGGAATCAAATCTTGAGCAAATTGTTCATGATGAAATGTCTGCGATTCACGAGAGAATTCGGGTCGTTTATGACGTTGCAATAAACTTGTTGGCAGATGTTACGAGGGGTTCCAATATCTTTGTTAACATAGAGAGGGCCAGGGATTGGGTGACAGTCGTACTGGATTTCATACTGCGGGACAGGGAGGTTTATTCACATCTCAGGAATGTAATGATAAATGATGGAAATGTCTTTAACCATTCTGTAAATATAACTGTAATTGGTTTACTGTTTGGATATTATCTGGGTATTTCTGCCAATGATCTTTTGGTTTTGGGTACAGGTTTGCTCCTTCACGATATTGGTAAAATCAGGATGGATCCTTATATAATAAAAAATGATTTTGAAAAGTTAACAAAGGAAGAAAGAGAACTATTGCGAAAACACGCAGATTTGGGTTTTATTTTCTTGTCGAACAGTGGGAATTTAACCAGGGAAGCCTGTCTGATCGCTAAGCAACATCACGAGCAATATAACGGGAAGGGATATCCAGAAGGTTTAAGAGGGGAAGAGATACATTATTATAGCCGCATAGCACGTATACTGGACGAGTTTGAAACGAGCATATCGAAAACGACAGAAAATAGTGTGAACCCTGCATTCCAGGTGTTACAGGTTATGGTTAAAGAAATGGATGGCAGCTTCGACAAAGATATATTAAAGAAGTTTATTGATTTTATGCACGTTAGTAACTATGAAGAGTCTGTTGAAACCTGGAATAGTAACGTAACCGAATTCGTAGGGTGTGATATTCAGGAATAACAACAGACGTCCATGTTATTTCTTATAGTAGATAATTTATTTAAATAAATCAATAGCAAGGAGGTTTTCGGTATGAGTACAAGAATAAACACTAATATTGGTGCTTTAAACGCTCTGAAATCGTTGAATGATATTACGAATCGAATGTCCGTAGCTCAATTACGCCTGGCGACGGGCAAAAGGATCAATACTGCTGCGGACGATGCTGCCGGTTACTCGATTGCAAAAAAATTTAATGTTCGCGCACAAGGTCTTGGCCAGGCGTTAAACAACATTGGATCGGCCAAAAACCTGTTATCTGTTGCAGAAGGCCATTTGAACAATATAGTAGATATCCTGACACAGATGAAGACAAAGGCGACCCAGGCAGCTGATGACTCGCTTGGTACGTCAGAGCGTACGGCAATCAAAG contains:
- a CDS encoding HD family phosphohydrolase, with protein sequence MTTSTVDTSVLKDMQTVNDTLHDIKCLSKLYHMLHHPRSSDILSNDFCYSHKELNLREIGHALISVLDMERLFPLVNNLTVCGTGSLSGIVVLITGDEAQLLASMGLSSSVANGTTFKANDGAIGQVVKSGESIIINDIEKDERFNKQQAIWYHGKTMLCVPVKVQGRVIGVIGVANKKLGENYTDYDVRFLETIAAYTSIAIKDSDLYAKIKNSNKLDQLASTYHDKNNTYLPVTWRSIKTGAFAESDLYLQTVVNNEIKYLLYCKGNTLFDDERKESFIKKNIRKIYVAKNGNVQYLRYMESNLEQIVHDEMSAIHERIRVVYDVAINLLADVTRGSNIFVNIERARDWVTVVLDFILRDREVYSHLRNVMINDGNVFNHSVNITVIGLLFGYYLGISANDLLVLGTGLLLHDIGKIRMDPYIIKNDFEKLTKEERELLRKHADLGFIFLSNSGNLTREACLIAKQHHEQYNGKGYPEGLRGEEIHYYSRIARILDEFETSISKTTENSVNPAFQVLQVMVKEMDGSFDKDILKKFIDFMHVSNYEESVETWNSNVTEFVGCDIQE